A part of Diprion similis isolate iyDipSimi1 chromosome 12, iyDipSimi1.1, whole genome shotgun sequence genomic DNA contains:
- the LOC124413563 gene encoding exportin-7 isoform X4 — MNHVQEVRQLELLCKQLYESHDSGHRAEAEKALVGFQNAPDTLTKCQLLLDRGDSAYAQLLAATTLAKLVSRPAQGLSLQQRLDIRNYVLNYLATQPKLPNFVIQALVTLFARISKLGWFDSDKDEYVFRNVVSDITKFLQGSVEHCMIGVQLLSQLTCEMNQISEVDANRSFTKHRKIASSFRDSQLFEIFRLSCSLLSTARENCKSLNFNDEAQHGLMTQLLRLAQNCLTFDFIGTSTDESSDDLCTVQIPTSWRPAFLDFTTLKLFFDLYHSLPNTLSSLALSCLVQIASVRRSLFSNTERAKFLTHLVNGVKHILQNPQGLSDPENYHEFCRLLARLKSNYQLGELVMVENYPEAIQLIAKFTVQSLQMWQFAPNSVHYLLSLWQRMVASVPYVKATEPHLLETYTPEVSNAYITSRLESVAVVVREGLEDPLDDLGMVQQQLEQLSVIGRCEYQKTCTLLVQLFDQAARTYQELMAQTASPTQQIDITIQEGQLTWLVYIIGIGSAIGGRVSFHSNDEHDAMDGELVCRVLQLMNLTDSRLAQGGCEKLELAMLSFFEQFRKIYVGDQVQKNSKVYRRLSDVLGLSDEAMVLSVFIRKIITNLKYWGRSEQIISKTLQLLNDLSVGYSCVRKLVKLEEVQFMLNNHTSEHFPFLGNSVAVTEMRCRSMFYTSLGRLLMVDLGEDEERFHTFMLPLTAALESLGQLMGAADTPLFAAEEAKKALIGLARDLRGLAYAFNTKPSYMMLFDWIYPNYTPILLHAVELWHHEPQVTTPVLKLFAELVQNRTQRLQFDVSSPNGILLFREASKVICSYGNHILNVEVPKDQIYPLKLKGISICFSMLKAALCGSYVNFGVFRLYGDEALDNALNTFVKLLLSIPQSDLLDYPKLSATYYVLLECLAQDHMAFLSTLEPRVFLYILSSISEGLTALDTMVCTGCCATLDHIVTYLFKQLYQKAGVYPGKKNASVPGGGELFLQVLKQHPGILQQILSTVLNVIMFEDCRNQWSMSRPLLGLILLNEEYFNQLRENIIRSQPVDKQGAMAQWFENLMDGIERNLLTKNRDRFTQNLSMFRRDINDFLKGPNMSANSVSDMMTS; from the exons ATGAATCACGTACAGGAAGTACGGCAGCTGGAGTTGCTGTGCAAACAGCTGTACGAGTCCCACGACTCGGGACATCGTGCAGAGGCAGAAAAGGCTTTGGTCGGTTTTCAAAACGCCCCAGATACCTTGACTAAGTGTCAGCTGCTCCTAGATCGCGGGGATTCAGCCTATGCTCAATTACTGGCTGCTACGACTCTCGCTAAATTGGTATCGCGGCCGGCACAGGGGCTCAGTTTGCAGCAGAGACTGGACATAC GAAATTATGTTCTCAACTACTTGGCGACGCAACCCAAGCTACCTAATTTTGTTATACAAGCTCTGGTCACCCTATTTGCCAGGATATCAAAGCTCGGATGGTTTGACTCCGATAAAGATGAATATGTATTTAGGAATGTTGTTAGcgatattacaaaatttctcCAG GGATCAGTAGAGCATTGTATGATAGGAGTGCAGCTGCTCTCGCAGTTGACGTGTGAAATGAATCAAATATCTGAAGTAGATGCGAATCGGTCATTTACAAAACATCGAAAAATAGCCAGCAGCTTTAGAGATTCTCAGCTGTTTGAAATCTTCAGACTCTCCTGCTCGTTACTGAGCACTGCacgtgaaaattgtaaaagtttgaatttcaacGATGAAGCACAG CATGGTTTGATGACACAACTTCTAAGGCTTGCGCAGAATTGCTTGACGTTCGATTTTATTGGAACATCGACTGACGAAAGttccgatgatctctgcactGTTCAAATACCGACCAGTTGGAGACCAGCATTTTTAGATTTCACgacattaaaattatttttcgatctTTACCACAGTCTGCCGAACACTTTATCTTCACTGGCACTCTCATGCCTGGTACAAATAGCCTCAGTGAGAAGGAGTCTGTTCTCAAACACTGAGAGAGCCAAGTTCTTGACGCATCTGGTAAATGGAGTGAAgcatattttgcaaaatccACAGGGTTTGAGTGACCCAGAAAACTATCACGAATTCTGTAGATTACTAGCCCGTTTGAAAAGCAACTATCAACTTGGAGAATTGGTAATGGTAGAGAACTACCCAGAAGCTATACAACTGATAGCCAAGTTCACCGTACAAAGCCTGCAAATGTGGCAATTCGCACCTAACAGTGTTCACTATCTTTTGAGTCTTTGGCAAAGAATGGTAGCTTCGGTACCTTATGTCAAAGCGACGGAACCTCACTTGCTAGAAACCTATACCCCGGAAGTCTCAAACGCTTACATCACCTCGAGATTAGAATCTGTAGCTGTAGTAGTAAGAGAAGGATTGGAGGATCCACTCGATGACTTAGGAAtggtgcagcagcagctcgAGCAATTGTCTGTAATCGGAAGATGTGAATACCAAAAGACCTGCACCCTTTTGGTCCAGTTGTTCGATCAAGCAGCAAGAACCTATCAAGAACTCATGGCTCAAACTGCTTCGCCTACTCAGCAGATTGATATAACGATACAAGAGGGACAGCTCACGTGGCTTGTCTATATTATCG GTATAGGTAGTGCTATTGGAGGACGGGTGTCATTTCATAGTAACGATGAACATGATGCAATGGATGGAGAACTGGTATGCAGAGTTCTTCAGCTCATGAACTTGACCGATTCTAGACTGGCGCAGGGTGGCTGCGAAAAACTAGAGCTAGCTATGCTCAGTTTCTTTGAACagtttagaaaaatatatgtaggtgatcaagtacagaaaaattccaaagtttaTAGAAGACTGTCAGATGTTTTGGGGCTTAGCGACGAGGCCATGGTTCTTAGTGTATTCATTAGAAAAAT AATAACAAATTTAAAGTACTGGGGACGAAGTGAACAAATTATTTCTAAGACTTTACAACTTCTCAACGACCTCTCGGTAGGATACAGTTGTGTAAGAAAACTGGTTAAACTAGAAGAGGTTCAATTCATGTTGAACAATCACACG AGTgaacattttccatttttaggAAACAGTGTCGCTGTAACTGAAATGCGATGTAGATCAATGTTTTACACTTCCCTTGGTAGATTACTTATGGTCGACCTGGGAGAGGATGAAGAAAGGTTTCATACTTTCATGCTACCGCTCACAG CTGCACTTGAGAGCCTTGGTCAACTCATGGGCGCTGCAGACACTCCATTATTTGCAGCTGAGGAAGCCAAAAAAGCATTAATTGGCCTTGCCAGAGATCTTCGGGGGCTTGCATATGCCTTCAACACAAAACCTTCATATATGATGTTATTTGACTGGAT TTATCCGAATTACACACCAATATTACTACATGCAGTAGAGTTATGGCATCACGAACCTCAAGTGACCACACCAGTCCTGAAGTTGTTCGCTGAGTTAGTACAAAACAGAACCCAGCGACTACAGTTTGATGTATCGTCCCCGAATGGTATATTGCTTTTCCGTGAAGCTAGCAAAGTCATATGCAGTTACGGTAACCACATATTGAATGTCGAAGTACCAAAAGATCAGATTTACCCATTAAAGCTCAAAGGAATAAGTATTTGCTTCAGTATGCTGAAAGCAGCTTTGTGTGGAAGTTACGTTAACTTTGGAGTGTTTAGATTATACGGCGACGAAGCCCTCGACAATGCGCTCAATACATTCGTCAAACTATTACTTAGCATACCGCAAAGCGATTTGTTG GACTACCCCAAACTATCAGCTACATACTATGTGCTCCTCGAGTGCCTAGCACAGGATCATATGGCATTTTTATCAACACTGGAGCCCAGGGTATTCCTCTACATCTTATCGTCGATCAGCGAAGGCCTTACGGCACTAG ACACTATGGTTTGCACTGGTTGCTGTGCAACGCTAGATCACATTGTGACATACTTGTTCAAACAGCTATATCAAAAAG cAGGTGTTTaccctggaaaaaaaaatgcctcgGTACCAGGTGGGGGCGAATTGTTTTTACAAGTTTTGAAACAGCACCCCGGAATTCTTCAGCAAATACTGAGCACAGTATTGAACGTGATAATGTTTGAAGATTGTAGAAACCAATGGAGTATGTCCAGACCTCTCTTGGGTTTAATACTCTTGAACGAAGAG TACTTCAACCAATTGCGAGAGAACATAATCAGGAGTCAACCGGTCGACAAACAAGGTGCCATGGCGCAGTGGTTCGAAAACCTAATGGATGGTATCGAGAGGAATCTActgaccaaaaacagagacag gtttacacAGAATCTATCGATGTTCAGGAGAGATATAAACGACTTTCTCAAGGGTCCCAACATGTCTGCAAACTCAGTCAGTGATATGATGACTTCGTAG
- the LOC124413563 gene encoding exportin-7 isoform X2 — MNHVQEVRQLELLCKQLYESHDSGHRAEAEKALVGFQNAPDTLTKCQLLLDRGDSAYAQLLAATTLAKLVSRPAQGLSLQQRLDIRNYVLNYLATQPKLPNFVIQALVTLFARISKLGWFDSDKDEYVFRNVVSDITKFLQGSVEHCMIGVQLLSQLTCEMNQISEVDANRSFTKHRKIASSFRDSQLFEIFRLSCSLLSTARENCKSLNFNDEAQHGLMTQLLRLAQNCLTFDFIGTSTDESSDDLCTVQIPTSWRPAFLDFTTLKLFFDLYHSLPNTLSSLALSCLVQIASVRRSLFSNTERAKFLTHLVNGVKHILQNPQGLSDPENYHEFCRLLARLKSNYQLGELVMVENYPEAIQLIAKFTVQSLQMWQFAPNSVHYLLSLWQRMVASVPYVKATEPHLLETYTPEVSNAYITSRLESVAVVVREGLEDPLDDLGMVQQQLEQLSVIGRCEYQKTCTLLVQLFDQAARTYQELMAQTASPTQQIDITIQEGQLTWLVYIIGIGSAIGGRVSFHSNDEHDAMDGELVCRVLQLMNLTDSRLAQGGCEKLELAMLSFFEQFRKIYVGDQVQKNSKVYRRLSDVLGLSDEAMVLSVFIRKIITNLKYWGRSEQIISKTLQLLNDLSVGYSCVRKLVKLEEVQFMLNNHTSEHFPFLGNSVAVTEMRCRSMFYTSLGRLLMVDLGEDEERFHTFMLPLTAALESLGQLMGAADTPLFAAEEAKKALIGLARDLRGLAYAFNTKPSYMMLFDWIYPNYTPILLHAVELWHHEPQVTTPVLKLFAELVQNRTQRLQFDVSSPNGILLFREASKVICSYGNHILNVEVPKDQIYPLKLKGISICFSMLKAALCGSYVNFGVFRLYGDEALDNALNTFVKLLLSIPQSDLLDYPKLSATYYVLLECLAQDHMAFLSTLEPRVFLYILSSISEGLTALGALKDSYTDTMVCTGCCATLDHIVTYLFKQLYQKAGVYPGKKNASVPGGGELFLQVLKQHPGILQQILSTVLNVIMFEDCRNQWSMSRPLLGLILLNEEYFNQLRENIIRSQPVDKQGAMAQWFENLMDGIERNLLTKNRDRFTQNLSMFRRDINDFLKGPNMSANSVSDMMTS, encoded by the exons ATGAATCACGTACAGGAAGTACGGCAGCTGGAGTTGCTGTGCAAACAGCTGTACGAGTCCCACGACTCGGGACATCGTGCAGAGGCAGAAAAGGCTTTGGTCGGTTTTCAAAACGCCCCAGATACCTTGACTAAGTGTCAGCTGCTCCTAGATCGCGGGGATTCAGCCTATGCTCAATTACTGGCTGCTACGACTCTCGCTAAATTGGTATCGCGGCCGGCACAGGGGCTCAGTTTGCAGCAGAGACTGGACATAC GAAATTATGTTCTCAACTACTTGGCGACGCAACCCAAGCTACCTAATTTTGTTATACAAGCTCTGGTCACCCTATTTGCCAGGATATCAAAGCTCGGATGGTTTGACTCCGATAAAGATGAATATGTATTTAGGAATGTTGTTAGcgatattacaaaatttctcCAG GGATCAGTAGAGCATTGTATGATAGGAGTGCAGCTGCTCTCGCAGTTGACGTGTGAAATGAATCAAATATCTGAAGTAGATGCGAATCGGTCATTTACAAAACATCGAAAAATAGCCAGCAGCTTTAGAGATTCTCAGCTGTTTGAAATCTTCAGACTCTCCTGCTCGTTACTGAGCACTGCacgtgaaaattgtaaaagtttgaatttcaacGATGAAGCACAG CATGGTTTGATGACACAACTTCTAAGGCTTGCGCAGAATTGCTTGACGTTCGATTTTATTGGAACATCGACTGACGAAAGttccgatgatctctgcactGTTCAAATACCGACCAGTTGGAGACCAGCATTTTTAGATTTCACgacattaaaattatttttcgatctTTACCACAGTCTGCCGAACACTTTATCTTCACTGGCACTCTCATGCCTGGTACAAATAGCCTCAGTGAGAAGGAGTCTGTTCTCAAACACTGAGAGAGCCAAGTTCTTGACGCATCTGGTAAATGGAGTGAAgcatattttgcaaaatccACAGGGTTTGAGTGACCCAGAAAACTATCACGAATTCTGTAGATTACTAGCCCGTTTGAAAAGCAACTATCAACTTGGAGAATTGGTAATGGTAGAGAACTACCCAGAAGCTATACAACTGATAGCCAAGTTCACCGTACAAAGCCTGCAAATGTGGCAATTCGCACCTAACAGTGTTCACTATCTTTTGAGTCTTTGGCAAAGAATGGTAGCTTCGGTACCTTATGTCAAAGCGACGGAACCTCACTTGCTAGAAACCTATACCCCGGAAGTCTCAAACGCTTACATCACCTCGAGATTAGAATCTGTAGCTGTAGTAGTAAGAGAAGGATTGGAGGATCCACTCGATGACTTAGGAAtggtgcagcagcagctcgAGCAATTGTCTGTAATCGGAAGATGTGAATACCAAAAGACCTGCACCCTTTTGGTCCAGTTGTTCGATCAAGCAGCAAGAACCTATCAAGAACTCATGGCTCAAACTGCTTCGCCTACTCAGCAGATTGATATAACGATACAAGAGGGACAGCTCACGTGGCTTGTCTATATTATCG GTATAGGTAGTGCTATTGGAGGACGGGTGTCATTTCATAGTAACGATGAACATGATGCAATGGATGGAGAACTGGTATGCAGAGTTCTTCAGCTCATGAACTTGACCGATTCTAGACTGGCGCAGGGTGGCTGCGAAAAACTAGAGCTAGCTATGCTCAGTTTCTTTGAACagtttagaaaaatatatgtaggtgatcaagtacagaaaaattccaaagtttaTAGAAGACTGTCAGATGTTTTGGGGCTTAGCGACGAGGCCATGGTTCTTAGTGTATTCATTAGAAAAAT AATAACAAATTTAAAGTACTGGGGACGAAGTGAACAAATTATTTCTAAGACTTTACAACTTCTCAACGACCTCTCGGTAGGATACAGTTGTGTAAGAAAACTGGTTAAACTAGAAGAGGTTCAATTCATGTTGAACAATCACACG AGTgaacattttccatttttaggAAACAGTGTCGCTGTAACTGAAATGCGATGTAGATCAATGTTTTACACTTCCCTTGGTAGATTACTTATGGTCGACCTGGGAGAGGATGAAGAAAGGTTTCATACTTTCATGCTACCGCTCACAG CTGCACTTGAGAGCCTTGGTCAACTCATGGGCGCTGCAGACACTCCATTATTTGCAGCTGAGGAAGCCAAAAAAGCATTAATTGGCCTTGCCAGAGATCTTCGGGGGCTTGCATATGCCTTCAACACAAAACCTTCATATATGATGTTATTTGACTGGAT TTATCCGAATTACACACCAATATTACTACATGCAGTAGAGTTATGGCATCACGAACCTCAAGTGACCACACCAGTCCTGAAGTTGTTCGCTGAGTTAGTACAAAACAGAACCCAGCGACTACAGTTTGATGTATCGTCCCCGAATGGTATATTGCTTTTCCGTGAAGCTAGCAAAGTCATATGCAGTTACGGTAACCACATATTGAATGTCGAAGTACCAAAAGATCAGATTTACCCATTAAAGCTCAAAGGAATAAGTATTTGCTTCAGTATGCTGAAAGCAGCTTTGTGTGGAAGTTACGTTAACTTTGGAGTGTTTAGATTATACGGCGACGAAGCCCTCGACAATGCGCTCAATACATTCGTCAAACTATTACTTAGCATACCGCAAAGCGATTTGTTG GACTACCCCAAACTATCAGCTACATACTATGTGCTCCTCGAGTGCCTAGCACAGGATCATATGGCATTTTTATCAACACTGGAGCCCAGGGTATTCCTCTACATCTTATCGTCGATCAGCGAAGGCCTTACGGCACTAGGTGCGCTAAAAGACTCCTACACAG ACACTATGGTTTGCACTGGTTGCTGTGCAACGCTAGATCACATTGTGACATACTTGTTCAAACAGCTATATCAAAAAG cAGGTGTTTaccctggaaaaaaaaatgcctcgGTACCAGGTGGGGGCGAATTGTTTTTACAAGTTTTGAAACAGCACCCCGGAATTCTTCAGCAAATACTGAGCACAGTATTGAACGTGATAATGTTTGAAGATTGTAGAAACCAATGGAGTATGTCCAGACCTCTCTTGGGTTTAATACTCTTGAACGAAGAG TACTTCAACCAATTGCGAGAGAACATAATCAGGAGTCAACCGGTCGACAAACAAGGTGCCATGGCGCAGTGGTTCGAAAACCTAATGGATGGTATCGAGAGGAATCTActgaccaaaaacagagacag gtttacacAGAATCTATCGATGTTCAGGAGAGATATAAACGACTTTCTCAAGGGTCCCAACATGTCTGCAAACTCAGTCAGTGATATGATGACTTCGTAG